The Bacillota bacterium DNA segment AGGTGCGCCAGGACTTCCGTATCGGTTTCGGAGGTAAAACGGTGCCCGCGCCCCTCCAGCTGTTCCCGCAGTTCTCCGTAGTTTTCGATGATCCCGTTGTGGACAACGGCAAACTTCCCGGTGCAGTCGCAGTGAGGGTGGGCGTTCCGGTCCGAGGGGCGCCCGTGCGTCGCCCACCGGGTGTGGCCGATCCCGATCCGGGTCTGGGGTGCAAGCGCCCCCAGGCATTCCTCTAAAACCGCGATCCGCCCGGCTTTCTTGTGCACCTTGAGGGCGCCCTCGTTCAAAAAAGCAACCCCTGCAGAGTCGTACCCGCGGTACTCCAGCCTCTTCAAACCGTTGAGAAGAACCGAAACCGCGTCTTGATTACCCAGGTAACCGACGATTCCGCACATGATTCAGTTTCTCCTCCCTGCTGCTTCCCACGCGGTTTCCTCCCACCGAATACCTCTTTGTCCCGGAAATTGCTTTCCGGATTTGAAGGTATTCTCACGGTGGTGGGCCACCGAGGGGCACCCGCCGAATCCTTCGATTAACCCCTTCCTCGTCAACCGGCCGAAAAAACCGGTCCAGGCGCTAAGAAATCGGTTTTCGGCGTGGAAAGCAATTAAAATTTAATTTTGATTAATTTAACCTTGCACCGTTACCCCAAACTGGCCTTCACTACCTGCGCGACCCCGCCAACCACCTCCTTCAGTTCCTCTTCGTGGGGCCCCTCCCCCATGACCCGGACCACCGGCTCGGTTCCGGACGGCCTCACCAGAATCCGGCCGCGCCCGGCAAGCCGCGCCTCGGCAAGACGAATGGCCTCGGCGATCACAGGGTTGTCAAAAAGCCCCCGCTTGTTTTGAACCGGAACGTTCACCAGTACTTGAGGGAAACGGGTCATCTGGGCCGCCAGTCGGGATAGAGGCTCATTCGATTCCCTGACAACTTTCAAAAGCTCCAGCGCCGTCAGGAGACCATCTCCGGTTGTCGTGCGGTCGAGAAAAATGATGTGGCCTGACTGCTCGCCTCCCAGCACCGCCCCCGTTTTCTGCATCTCCTCGAGGATGTAGCGGTCCCCCACCTTTGTCTCGATAACCTCAACATTTTCTCTCTGAAAAGCCTCTCGCAGACCCAGGTTGCTCATGACCGTAACCACAACCCTGCCGCCCGGGAGCAGGCCCTTGCGCTTCCGGGCCAGGCCGCAGATTACAAGAATCTGGTCTCCATCTACCAGGTTACCCTTTTCATCTACGGCAACCACCCGGTCGGCATCACCATCAAAGGCAAGCCCCAAATCGGCCCCCAGGCTCACGACAGCCTGCTGGAGAGGATAGGGGTGGGTGGATCCGCACCCTTCGTTGATATTGACCCCGTTCGGCTCATTGTGCAGGACCGTCAGGTCCGCGCCGAGCTCCGCAAAGAGGCGGGGTGCCAGGTTGGAAGCAGACCCGTGGGCGCAGTCGATGACCAGCCTGATCCCGCTTAAATCAACAGCAGCCTGTTCTTTGAGAAAGGCCAGGTACCGGTTAAGCCCCCCGTCCTCCTCATAGACCCTTCCGATCCCGGCGCCGGTAGGCTGGGGAAAGGCGAAGTCATCCGTTAAAACCAGTCGCTCGATTTCTTCCTCCACCGCGTCGGGGAGCTTGAAGCCATCTCCGCCAAAGAATTTAATCCCGTTGTCGGGAACCGGGTTGTGGGAGGCAGAAATCACAACCCCAGCACAGCATTCCGAGACCCTTGTGAGGTAGGCCAGGCCTGGTGTCGTGATCACCCCGGCCCTGAGGCAGTCGCCTCCTACGGAGAGAATCCCTGCAATTAAAGCAGCCTCCAGCATATCTCCCGAAACCCGCGTATCCTTTCCCAGCATGATCCGGGGGCGCTTTCCGTCCCGGCTCAGGACAAAAGCCCCGGCCCTCCCCAGACGAAAGGCCAGTTCAGGCGTCAGCTCCTGGTTGGCAACCCCTCTCACGCCGTCTGTTCCGAAAAGAAGCCCCATCCTGCGCAGACCCTCCTTCCAGATTGCAGAGTTTATTATATCTCATTTTTTTATTTTTATCATTATTTTACTCTTCTGGTAATTGCCCTGTGTCAGAGCGGCCCACCTCCACGGTCACCTTTACCTGATTCTGGGTCACAGAAAAAACCCCCGGAGGAAGAGATAACTCCGTTTCTCGAACCATGCTCGCCCCGGTTCCGGAAATATCTACCGGCCGGGTGCGCACTTCGGTGAGGGCGGCCAGGGCATCCGGAGGGCCTGTGACCTGAATCTGGGGCGGATCCACCAGAACTTCTTTTACAGCAAACCCGGGTTGGGGTTCACCCCGAATATCCGCAGCCACGAAAACGGACTTGACGGGCCCCCGCGTCGTTACGGGAACCAGCACCTCCACAACCTCAGGCCGGGCCTTAAGCTTTTCCCCCGATGCGCCAGGTATCCGGATGCGCACTCTCTGAGTCACATTCTGCCGCGCCTCATTAACCCGCAAAACAGCCTGAACCTCCTGAACCCGCGCCAGGAGGGAGCTCGGCCCCTCCACCAAGACCTGGGAGGGGGTGGCGACGGGAGTCAGCAGAAGATAGCCGGCCGCCGGTTCCCCGAGGACCGCGACCCGAACCGGAACCTTTTTCTCCCCCCAAAAATCCAGGTAAACCCGCACCCTCTCGGGTTCAAGATTGGCGACGAGAGCACCAAAGGGCACTTCGGTTTTAACCGGCAGGAGGGCCTCTCCTGCGCTCTGGCCTGCAAGATCTACGAAAACACGGATCTCTTCTGGACCCAGGCCCTGGATTACACTTTTTGCTCCTCGCACTGTAACTTTTACCTCGGGAAGGGATGAAGCCAGAACCAGTTGTGAGGAGAGACCGCGCGGTTCCAAAGGACGGGAGAAGGTGCGTTCCACGAGGGGGTCGCGCTGCCCCGTGACAAAATACCAGAGCAGAAAGGCAAGCAGCAGAGCCAGCACCTTGTAGCCGATATTGTAACGGAGAAACCAGTTTTTAATCGTTCCCTCTTTCATCTTTTTTCCTCTGCTTCCTTTCAATCCCGCACCTTTTTGCCTCCGGGCCCGGTGAGCTCCTCCAGTTTTCTCTCCAGCTCAGCTCCTTTTAATCCCCGGAGAAGTTTCCCCCCCTGAGCAAGGGAAATCAGCCCTGTTTCCTCGGAAACCACCACCGCAACCGCATCGCTCTGCTCCGTAACCCCCAGCGCAGCCCGGTGCCGTGTTCCCAGCTCTTTGTTTAAAAAGGGGTTCTCGGTGAGGGGCAAATAACAGCCCGCCGCCAGAATCCGGTCCCCGTAAATGATCGCCGCCCCGTCATGAAGGGGGGTGCCCGGCTCAAAAATGTTGACAAGGGCCTCGGCCGAAACCAGGGCGTCAAGTTTGACCCCGCTTTCCACGTATTCCTGCAACCCGGTCTCCCGCACAAAGACTACAAGAGCCCCCACGCGGCGCCGCGCCAGGGCTTCCGCTGCCCGGACAACCTCATGGGCAGCCCGCCTCGCTTCCGCCTCCGCCAGAAAAAAGGAGCGGCCGAAAAAACCACCCCGGCCCAGCTGCTCCAGGGCGCGGCGCAGTTCCGGCTGGAAGACCACAGGGAGCGCCACAAAAAGCATCGTCCAGGTTTTGTCCAGGATCCAGTTAGTTGTATATAAATTAAGGCGCTCACTCAAACTGGATGCAATCACGAGAACTGCAAGCCCTTTCAAAAGCTGAACGGCCCGCGTCCCCTTGATCAGCATCAGGAACTTGTACAAAACGAAAGCCACAATGAGAATATCGATAACCGTTCGCAGATCGAAATAATTCAAATAGGCCAGAACCTTCGCCATCACACCCACCTTCAAAAACCTTTTCTGAAAAAATATACCCCAAAATCACCTGGTATGCCAGCTTATCTTTATTCCCTCCGGAAACGATTACAACTTCTCCGCCTCCCTCCCATTTTCCTTGTCAAAAATCAAGCTCCTGAGGTTCCAGGTCATGGAAAAGCCTCCCGGCATCTGAAGCAACACCCAAGAAGGAGTTTTGCAAACGGTCTAGAAAAAATACTAAAGTTGGCCCCGAGGAGGGAAAGAAGATGAGAATTCATCACAATCTGAAAGCCCTTTGCAACAAGATTAAACTCAAAAAATGGCAGCTTCCCCTCACCCTGGTTTTTTTGATTTCCGGAATCCTGCTGGTATCAGTGCTGCGCAGTCTGGCGGCAAGCAACCAAACCCCCTGGCGCCAGAAAAACGAAAACCTCGTGGCCATGATCCAAACACAGGAAAGGATCATCAAAAGGCTGGAGGCAGAAATTGAAGAAAAGAGAGCCTCCCTCGCCCGCTCCCAGGAGGCCCTCGCCGCAGGCGAAGCAGAACTGCAAAACCTGCAGAACAAACTGCGGGAGCTAAAAGTCCAGGCGGGCCTTGTCGAGGTGGAAGGGCCGGGCATTGTAGTATTTTTGGATGACAACCGGAAGGGAGCCGAAGCAGCCCAGGCGAAAAACCCGGGCCAGTTTCAGGCAGAAGACTTTCTGATCCATGATAAACACATCCTCTACATCATTAACGAACTTCGCGTTGGAGGGGCAGAGGCCATTTCCGTCAACGACCAGCGCATTGTAACTTCTTCGGACATCAGATGTGTGGGGCCAATGATCCTGGTGAATACAACCCGCCTTGCTCCACCCTACGTCGTTAAAGCAATCGGGAATCCGGACAGCCTTGCCAGGGTTTTGGAGGCGCCGGAGAGCGAGTATAATATTCTCAAAATGGCGGGTTTCCCCGTTAATCTCGAAAAGCACCCGAATATTGTAATCCCCCCTTACAAAGGGAGCTACCAGTTCACCTTTACGCAACCAAAGGAGGAATAGCTGATGTGGCTGCCTCTCCTGGGCCTGCTCATTGGAATCGGAATCGGCTCTGCGCTTGCCTTCCCGATCCCCGGTGCGTATGTAAAATATTTATCAGTGGCAGTACTGGCCGCTCTGGACTCGGCGTTCGGGGGATTGAGGGCAATCCTCGAAGAAAAATTTGACAGCGCGGTCCTCCTCACCGGCTTTTTTACCAATGCTCTGCTTGCCGCGCTTCTAGCCTATTTAGGAGACCGCCTTGGCGTCGATCTTTACCTCGCAGCAGTTTTCGTTTTTGGGGTCCGGCTTTTCCAGAACCTCGCCATTATCAGGAGAGAGGTTCTGGCAGCCTGGCTGCGGAAGAGGCACCTTACGTCGCCGGGAGGAGGAAAAAATGGGTAGTCTCAAGCGGTGGCAGCTTCCCGTTTTCGTTGTATTTCTCTTCCTGGGCTTCCTCCTTTCCGTCCAGTTCCAGACCCAGCAGAACTTCCTCAGCGATCTGTCGCTCCAGAAGACTGACGTCCTTGTGCTCATGCTGAAAAAACTCCACGATAAAAGGGGCGAACTGGAAAAAGAATTGAGGGAGCTGGACCGGCAGCAGCAAACCTTCCAGGCGGATGTCAGCAGCAGAGAGGCCCTGACAGAAGGCCTGAAAAAGGAATCGGCGCGCCTGCGAAATGCCCTTGGACTCGACCCTGTCAAAGGGCCGGGGATTACCATCACCATTACCACCGATTCCCCAATCGTCTATCTTGATCTGGTTGACATCGTCAACGAACTCTGGGCATCTCAGGCAGAAGCAATTGCCATCAACAACCAGCGCATTACCCCCTGGACAAGCATTTTCTGGAATAAAGAGGATTTAACCCTCACCATCAACGGAAAAGAAGTCCTCTTTCCCTGCACCATTAAAGCCATCGGGGACCAGGAAAAGCTGGAATCGGGACTGCGGCTGCTCGGAGGAGTTCTGGACGACCTTGCCATCTACAAGGTCTACCCCGTGATCAGGCGGGTTGAGGAAATAGAACTTCCCGCCGCACCCCCGCCCACCCTGCATTATCTCCGGCCTAGATCCCAAACATAAGACCCGGAGCAGGGTTTAAACCTGTCCGGGCCTCTCGATCTCGAGTCAGACTTGCCTCAATTTTTAACTTTTAACCTTATTAAGGCTGCGGAGCAGGGCGTAGTTCATGCTGTCGGTCAGGGCCTGCCAGCTTGCCTCGATGATGTTCTCCGAAACCCCGACGGTGCTCCACGAACCGGCGGCATCGGCAGACTCGATCAGAACCCTCACCTTTGCCCCCGTCCCGTCTTTTCCGTCCAGAACGCGGACCTTGTAATCAACCAGGTGCATCTCCTTGAGAACCGGGTAGAAGCCTTCAAGAGCCTTCCTGAGGGCATTGTCCACGGCGTTCACGGGGCCGTTCCCTTCGGCCGCAGTGTGGATGATCTGGTCCCCGACGCGCAGCTTGATCGTGGCCTCGGAACTGATCAGATCACCGTCGTTGGGCCGCTTTTCAACCAGGAGCTTCAAGCTTTCGAGGGTAAAAAATTCTTCGTACTGCCCGAAGGCCCGCCGCAGCAAAAGCTCCAGGGAAGCGTCGGCTCCCTCAAACTGGTAACCCTGGTACTCCAGTTCTTTGATTTTCTGGATGATTTCCCTCGCCCGGGGACTGTCCTGAGTGAGATCGAGGTTCAGCTCCTGCGCCTTGTAAAACAGGTTGCTGGCTCCCGACAGCTCCGAAACCAAAACGCGGCGCTTGTTTCCAACCAGTTCGGGGTTGAGGTGCTCGTAGGTCGCAGGGTCCT contains these protein-coding regions:
- a CDS encoding DUF881 domain-containing protein codes for the protein MRIHHNLKALCNKIKLKKWQLPLTLVFLISGILLVSVLRSLAASNQTPWRQKNENLVAMIQTQERIIKRLEAEIEEKRASLARSQEALAAGEAELQNLQNKLRELKVQAGLVEVEGPGIVVFLDDNRKGAEAAQAKNPGQFQAEDFLIHDKHILYIINELRVGGAEAISVNDQRIVTSSDIRCVGPMILVNTTRLAPPYVVKAIGNPDSLARVLEAPESEYNILKMAGFPVNLEKHPNIVIPPYKGSYQFTFTQPKEE
- a CDS encoding DUF881 domain-containing protein, which codes for MGSLKRWQLPVFVVFLFLGFLLSVQFQTQQNFLSDLSLQKTDVLVLMLKKLHDKRGELEKELRELDRQQQTFQADVSSREALTEGLKKESARLRNALGLDPVKGPGITITITTDSPIVYLDLVDIVNELWASQAEAIAINNQRITPWTSIFWNKEDLTLTINGKEVLFPCTIKAIGDQEKLESGLRLLGGVLDDLAIYKVYPVIRRVEEIELPAAPPPTLHYLRPRSQT
- a CDS encoding TIGR00159 family protein, whose protein sequence is MAKVLAYLNYFDLRTVIDILIVAFVLYKFLMLIKGTRAVQLLKGLAVLVIASSLSERLNLYTTNWILDKTWTMLFVALPVVFQPELRRALEQLGRGGFFGRSFFLAEAEARRAAHEVVRAAEALARRRVGALVVFVRETGLQEYVESGVKLDALVSAEALVNIFEPGTPLHDGAAIIYGDRILAAGCYLPLTENPFLNKELGTRHRAALGVTEQSDAVAVVVSEETGLISLAQGGKLLRGLKGAELERKLEELTGPGGKKVRD
- a CDS encoding phosphoglucosamine mutase, coding for MGLLFGTDGVRGVANQELTPELAFRLGRAGAFVLSRDGKRPRIMLGKDTRVSGDMLEAALIAGILSVGGDCLRAGVITTPGLAYLTRVSECCAGVVISASHNPVPDNGIKFFGGDGFKLPDAVEEEIERLVLTDDFAFPQPTGAGIGRVYEEDGGLNRYLAFLKEQAAVDLSGIRLVIDCAHGSASNLAPRLFAELGADLTVLHNEPNGVNINEGCGSTHPYPLQQAVVSLGADLGLAFDGDADRVVAVDEKGNLVDGDQILVICGLARKRKGLLPGGRVVVTVMSNLGLREAFQRENVEVIETKVGDRYILEEMQKTGAVLGGEQSGHIIFLDRTTTGDGLLTALELLKVVRESNEPLSRLAAQMTRFPQVLVNVPVQNKRGLFDNPVIAEAIRLAEARLAGRGRILVRPSGTEPVVRVMGEGPHEEELKEVVGGVAQVVKASLG
- a CDS encoding small basic family protein — its product is MWLPLLGLLIGIGIGSALAFPIPGAYVKYLSVAVLAALDSAFGGLRAILEEKFDSAVLLTGFFTNALLAALLAYLGDRLGVDLYLAAVFVFGVRLFQNLAIIRREVLAAWLRKRHLTSPGGGKNG